A window of the Lactuca sativa cultivar Salinas chromosome 5, Lsat_Salinas_v11, whole genome shotgun sequence genome harbors these coding sequences:
- the LOC111877561 gene encoding palmitoyl-acyl carrier protein thioesterase, chloroplastic encodes MNVLATAFMNSSPFHCMTSGKLGSHKRNLLAHKMINTKHVSNWGLQYKAPTKVNSTKLGALDSNILDQEKEGPNMVSDLGLRRMIQDGFIFQETICIKYYEVGPDQTASVETLMNHFLETNVNHMKTIGLVHDGFGSEEMSKNNLTWVVAKTHMLVDRYPTWGDIVQIYTWKSAHGKNGMCCNLMFCDCKTGEILVRASSIWVMLNKITRKLSKFPNSVRAKLEQCFVDTLPTVKEDTRTWSKEVENIDEHICKGLMPRWSDLDINQHVNHVKYIGLVIESVPKIIVENYEIHSLTLEYFRECTKDNVLQSLTSILGNHKGIIANVDFVECHHLLQIGGGGGNIMKGRTRWRLKHKKSQGSGALISSLANGSV; translated from the exons ATGAATGTGCTTGCCACTGCCTTTATGAACTCTTCTCCATTCCATTGCATGACATCAGGCAAGCTCGGATCACACAAGCGGAACTTACTTGCGCACAAGATGATTAACACAAAACATGTTTCTAATTGGGGTCTGCAATATAAAGCTCCTACAAAGGTAAATTCTACAAAGCTTGGTGCTTTGGATTCAAACATTCTCGACCAGGAGAAAGAGGGTCCAAACATGGTTTCAGATCTTGGTTTAAGAAGAATGATTCAAGATGGATTTATATTCCAAGAAACAATTTGTATTAAATATTATGAAGTAGGGCCAGATCAAACTGCTTCTGTAGAAACACTGATGAATCATTTTCTG GAAACAAACGTTAATCATATGAAGACAATTGGACTCGTGCATGACGGTTTTGGGTCAGAAGAGATGTCCAAGAACAACCTAACTTGGGTGGTGGCAAAGACACACATGTTAGTGGACCGTTATCCAACTTG GGGAGACATAGTTCAAATTTATACTTGGAAATCTGCACATGGGAAAAATGGTATGTGTTGTAATTTGATGTTTTGTGATTGCAAAACAGGCGAGATATTAGTAAGAGCTTCAAG TATTTGGGTGATGTTAAATAAAATTACACGAAAGTTATCCAAATTCCCAAATTCAGTTCGAGCAAAACTAGAGCAATGCTTTGTTGATACATTGCCTACGGTCAAAGAAGACACTAGAACATGGTCAAAAGAAGTGGAGAATATTGATGAACATATTTGCAAAGGTTTAATG CCAAGATGGAGCGATTTGGATATTAACCAACATGTGAATCATGTGAAATATATTGGGCTGGTCATTGag AGTGTTCCAAAGATCATTGTGGAGAACTATGAGATACATAGCCTGACTCTAGAATATTTTCGAGAGTGTACCAAGGACAATGTACTACAATCCCTCACTTCCATATTGGGGAACCACAAGGGCATAATAGCTAATGTTGACTTTGTTGAGTGCCACCATTTGCTTCAAATTGGTGGTGGCGGAGGTAATATCATGAAAGGAAGGACTAGATGGAGACTAAAGCACAAAAAAAGTCAAGGCTCTGGAGCATTAATTAGTTCTCTAGCTAACGGAAGTGTCTAA